TGCTCGCCCCACCAGTAGTTCACCTCCACGGTGTGCGGGGCCCGGTAGGTGTCCGTGTGGCGGATGGCCCCGGTGCCGAGGGAGAGCAGTCGGGCTCCCAGCGACCCGGGATTCGTCTCGCCGAGGTTCTCCACGTGGACACCGTCCGGCCGGCGCTCGACGTGGGCCTCGATGTCACGCGAGGGCTCGCCGCGGAAGAGACCGCGATGGAGGATGCCCGTGTGCGCGCAGTCGACGAAGTTCTGGACGACCCAGGGCAGCGGACACTCCACGTCCGTCACCAGCGCGTCGAAGGAGTACCCCCGCTCGCCCCAGAGAGGCCAGCGCGGAGGGGCGGCCTCACCCTCCTGGGCCAGCCGGATCCACACCACGCCATCCTGCTCCACGGTGGAGAAGGACGGGACGCGGCAGCGCGCGGGAGGCGTGGAGGCGGTGGCGCTGGGGACATGGACACAGGCGCCATCGGAGGCGAAGCGCCAGCCGTGGTAGGCGCACGCCAGCGTGCCGTCGCGTACCGTGCCCAGGGAGAGCGACACACCGCGGTGGGGACAGAAGTCCTCCAACGCCGCCGCCCTGCCCTGCCGATCCCTGAAGAGGACGAGCCGTCTGCCGAGCAGGCTCACTCCCATCGGGCGCCGGCCCAGCTCGCCACTCCACGCGAGCGGGAACCAGTGCGCCTCCAGTCCCGTCGAAACCAACTTCACGTACCTCCGTGCCCCGAGCCAGTGGAAGGGCACGGGCGGCGGGGAGTGTGGACTACAGTGTCCGCCCCGTCCATCGCCGCCTCCTTGCCGACTCCATGCACGCTCCTGACAGCTATCACTCGCGCACGGCCTTCTGGGCCGCGCAGTCGTGGCACGCGGGTTACCTGCGGCGCTGCTACCGCTGGGCCCTGGCCCGGGTGCTCGCCGAGCCGAAGGCCCCGCTGCATGCTCCCGGTGCGAGGGTGCTGCTATGCGGCACCGGCTCGGCGAGGACGACGCGCACCTTCCTGGACACACTGGCGGAGCACGGACTGAGACCCGAGGTGCACGTGGTGGACATCGCCGAGGAGGCACTGGCGCGCTCGCGCGAGGTGGTCCGAGAAGGCGAGCGCGTGCGCCTCCTCCAGGCGGACGCACGCCAGCTGCCCCTGCCCGACGCCTCCTTCGCACTGGTGGAGACGGATTTCTTCCTGCAACTCATTCCACCTCGGGACCGGGCCGCGGTGGTGGGCGGCTGGGCGCGAGTGCTCACCCCTGGCGGTGCCGTGACGACGCGGGACTGGGTCCACGAGGACGAGAGGCCCACCGCGCTGGAGGGCGGCATGAACACGCTGCGACTGGCGCTGCTGCGGCGCTCACTCGGAGTGCCCGTGCATGCGCTGGCGCGCACGGAAGTGGAGACGCTCTTCTCGAAGGCGGGGCTGCGAGTGGAGTTGCACCCCCTGCACCTGCCCGGCACTCCGGTGCGCCTGCCGCTGCTCAACGCCCTCCT
This is a stretch of genomic DNA from Archangium violaceum. It encodes these proteins:
- a CDS encoding aromatic ring-hydroxylating oxygenase subunit alpha translates to MKLVSTGLEAHWFPLAWSGELGRRPMGVSLLGRRLVLFRDRQGRAAALEDFCPHRGVSLSLGTVRDGTLACAYHGWRFASDGACVHVPSATASTPPARCRVPSFSTVEQDGVVWIRLAQEGEAAPPRWPLWGERGYSFDALVTDVECPLPWVVQNFVDCAHTGILHRGLFRGEPSRDIEAHVERRPDGVHVENLGETNPGSLGARLLSLGTGAIRHTDTYRAPHTVEVNYWWGEQHFVTTSVCTPLTERSTRIYTRLGVRFGLLNRVVLAALRPLTARILAQDVLILEDQARQLERYPDRPLVSTPADLPCLWVHEVHRQLTGERSSRQVVERRRRVAYRL
- a CDS encoding class I SAM-dependent methyltransferase, which gives rise to MHAPDSYHSRTAFWAAQSWHAGYLRRCYRWALARVLAEPKAPLHAPGARVLLCGTGSARTTRTFLDTLAEHGLRPEVHVVDIAEEALARSREVVREGERVRLLQADARQLPLPDASFALVETDFFLQLIPPRDRAAVVGGWARVLTPGGAVTTRDWVHEDERPTALEGGMNTLRLALLRRSLGVPVHALARTEVETLFSKAGLRVELHPLHLPGTPVRLPLLNALLGWR